Proteins encoded in a region of the Augochlora pura isolate Apur16 chromosome 4, APUR_v2.2.1, whole genome shotgun sequence genome:
- the LOC144469395 gene encoding monocarboxylate transporter 12 isoform X2 → MTHTEPWTTMASLGTKVDEQVAKAPHQNGGCKNEDLPLEDIQDNNNESIEVEMVVPPDGGWGWVIVAASFMCNLFVDGIIFSFGVFLNHISEEFVVSKARVALVGSLQSGFYLMAGPFVSALANRYGFRLVAILGSVISCAAFVLSYFSTSIEFLYISYGVLGGIGAGLIYVPAVITTGFYFERWRAMATGIAVCGSGIGAFLLSPISDMIVKNCGWRTALLAQAGMLLLCSVFGAMFRPLKPTRIKVKSTPENAGLEMKNGIMARVQSTTSLHCVQPARSGFFGTNNNTEYPTAAEMLGSNHNIVNASKSLHSLHKVHVETTLERKLSSSEKRLSAPIYPDLDVNMDEKIAEEENNLLGGDVERLNGKVPTIRRHTISGRRLRADSDCSQKSLKVGNRRNPFNKDPQRPFYRDDIFYGGSLNRLAHYKSQQSSVGYHMSVTRLPTATDVAEEESGSCYLCPESVRRILTTMLDLSLLKSPSFLILAISGGLTMMGFYTPFIYVQDRAMKAGIEQSSAMFLVSVIGIGNTIGRIVCGLASSFPGVDALVVNNIFISAGGLLTFFSGLSLSEGYQFFYAASFGISISVFASLRSILVVDLLGLEKLTNAFGLLLLFQGVAATVGAPLAGVFMDATQSYDTAFYLSGTLILVSAMICYPLKWINRRELKKNGEKSSEDPSKS, encoded by the exons TGAACCGTGGACGACGATGGCGTCGCTGGGGACTAAAGTGGATGAGCAAGTCGCCAAAGCACCGCACCAGAATGGCGGCTGCAAGAACGAGGATCTGCCGCTCGAAGACATTCAGGACAACAATAACGAG AGCATCGAAGTCGAGATGGTGGTGCCGCCGGACGGTGGATGGGGTTGGGTGATCGTGGCTGCCTCGTTCATGTGCAACCTCTTCGTGGATGGCATCATTTTCAGTTTCGGTGTGTTCCTGAACCACATCAGCGAGGAGTTCGTCGTTTCCAAGGCGAGGGTGGCTCTGGTGGGATCGCTACAGTCCGGATTCTACCTTATGGCTG GCCCATTTGTCTCGGCCCTGGCGAACAGGTACGGTTTCAGGCTGGTCGCGATCCTGGGGAGCGTTATAAGTTGCGCTGCTTTCGTCCTGTCATACTTCAGCACTTCCATCGAGTTCCTTTATATCTCTTACGGCGTCCTCG GAGGTATTGGGGCAGGCCTGATTTACGTGCCGGCAGTGATAACTAccggattttattttgaaagatgGAGAGCAATGGCCACAGGGATCGCTGTCTGCGGTTCTGGGATCGGCGCGTTTTTGCTCTCGCCTATCTCCGATATGATCGTCAAGAACTGCGGCTGGAGGACAGCTTTGCTTGCGCAAGCAG GTATGTTGCTGTTATGCTCCGTTTTCGGCGCCATGTTTCGGCCATTGAAGCCGACGCGGATTAAGGTGAAGTCGACGCCAGAGAACGCCGGATTAGAAATGAAGAACGGCATAATGGCGAGAGTGCAGTCGACCACTTCGTTGCACTGCGTGCAGCCTGCTAGGAGCGGGTTCTTCGGCACCAACAACAACACGGAATATCCGACAGCAGCCGAGATGCTGGGCAGCAACCATAACATTGTCAA CGCCTCGAAGTCGCTGCACTCCCTGCACAAGGTCCACGTCGAGACGACCTTGGAGAGGAAGCTGAGCAGCTCCGAGAAGAGGCTATCCGCCCCCATATATCCGGACCTGGACGTGAACATGGACGAGAAGATCGCCGAGGAGGAGAACAATCTGTTGGGCGGCGATGTGGAAAGATTGAACGGCAAGGTGCCCACG ATACGCAGGCACACGATCAGCGGGCGTCGCCTTCGCGCGGACTCGGACTGCAGCCAGAAATCGTTGAAAGTCGGCAACAGGCGGAATCCGTTCAACAAGGACCCGCAGAGGCCGTTCTACAGGGATGACATCTTCTACGGGGGTTCGTTGAATAGGCTGGCCCATTACAAGTCTCAG CAATCGTCCGTCGGCTATCACATGTCAGTGACGCGTTTGCCAACGGCCACCGACGTCGCCGAGGAGGAAAGCGGAAGCTGTTACCTCTGCCCCGAGAGTGTCAGGCGTATCTTGACGACCATGCTTGATCTAAGCCTTCTGAAGAGCCCGTCGTTCCTGATCCTGGCGATTTCTGGAGGTCTCACCATGATGGGATTCTACACGCCATTCATATACGTCCAAG ACCGTGCCATGAAAGCAGGAATCGAGCAGTCCTCGGCCATGTTCCTCGTCTCTGTGATCGGTATTGGCAACACGATCGGTCGTATCGTCTGTGGCCTGGCAAGCAGCTTTCCAGGCGTCGATGCCCTGGTCGTTAACAACATATTCATCAGCGCTGGCGGACTATTGACGTTCTTCTCCGGTTTATCTCTCTCCGAGGGCTACCAATTTTTCTACGCAGCCTCGTTCGGCATCAGTATAT CTGTGTTCGCGTCCCTGAGATCGATCCTGGTGGTGGATCTGCTAGGACTGGAGAAGCTGACCAACGCTTTTGGACTTCTTCTCTTGTTCCAAGGAGTGGCGGCAACAGTGGGCGCGCCTCTCGCAG GCGTTTTCATGGATGCCACACAGAGCTACGACACGGCGTTCTACTTGTCTGGGACCCTTATCTTAGTGTCGGCGATGATCTGCTATCCTTTGAAGTGGATCAACAGGCGGGAGTTGAAGAAGAACGGGGAGAAGAGCAGCGAGGACCCGTCGAAATCTTGA
- the LOC144469395 gene encoding monocarboxylate transporter 12 isoform X3 gives MASLGTKVDEQVAKAPHQNGGCKNEDLPLEDIQDNNNESIEVEMVVPPDGGWGWVIVAASFMCNLFVDGIIFSFGVFLNHISEEFVVSKARVALVGSLQSGFYLMAGPFVSALANRYGFRLVAILGSVISCAAFVLSYFSTSIEFLYISYGVLGGIGAGLIYVPAVITTGFYFERWRAMATGIAVCGSGIGAFLLSPISDMIVKNCGWRTALLAQAGMLLLCSVFGAMFRPLKPTRIKVKSTPENAGLEMKNGIMARVQSTTSLHCVQPARSGFFGTNNNTEYPTAAEMLGSNHNIVNASKSLHSLHKVHVETTLERKLSSSEKRLSAPIYPDLDVNMDEKIAEEENNLLGGDVERLNGKVPTIRRHTISGRRLRADSDCSQKSLKVGNRRNPFNKDPQRPFYRDDIFYGGSLNRLAHYKSQQSSVGYHMSVTRLPTATDVAEEESGSCYLCPESVRRILTTMLDLSLLKSPSFLILAISGGLTMMGFYTPFIYVQDRAMKAGIEQSSAMFLVSVIGIGNTIGRIVCGLASSFPGVDALVVNNIFISAGGLLTFFSGLSLSEGYQFFYAASFGISISVFASLRSILVVDLLGLEKLTNAFGLLLLFQGVAATVGAPLAGVFMDATQSYDTAFYLSGTLILVSAMICYPLKWINRRELKKNGEKSSEDPSKS, from the exons ATGGCGTCGCTGGGGACTAAAGTGGATGAGCAAGTCGCCAAAGCACCGCACCAGAATGGCGGCTGCAAGAACGAGGATCTGCCGCTCGAAGACATTCAGGACAACAATAACGAG AGCATCGAAGTCGAGATGGTGGTGCCGCCGGACGGTGGATGGGGTTGGGTGATCGTGGCTGCCTCGTTCATGTGCAACCTCTTCGTGGATGGCATCATTTTCAGTTTCGGTGTGTTCCTGAACCACATCAGCGAGGAGTTCGTCGTTTCCAAGGCGAGGGTGGCTCTGGTGGGATCGCTACAGTCCGGATTCTACCTTATGGCTG GCCCATTTGTCTCGGCCCTGGCGAACAGGTACGGTTTCAGGCTGGTCGCGATCCTGGGGAGCGTTATAAGTTGCGCTGCTTTCGTCCTGTCATACTTCAGCACTTCCATCGAGTTCCTTTATATCTCTTACGGCGTCCTCG GAGGTATTGGGGCAGGCCTGATTTACGTGCCGGCAGTGATAACTAccggattttattttgaaagatgGAGAGCAATGGCCACAGGGATCGCTGTCTGCGGTTCTGGGATCGGCGCGTTTTTGCTCTCGCCTATCTCCGATATGATCGTCAAGAACTGCGGCTGGAGGACAGCTTTGCTTGCGCAAGCAG GTATGTTGCTGTTATGCTCCGTTTTCGGCGCCATGTTTCGGCCATTGAAGCCGACGCGGATTAAGGTGAAGTCGACGCCAGAGAACGCCGGATTAGAAATGAAGAACGGCATAATGGCGAGAGTGCAGTCGACCACTTCGTTGCACTGCGTGCAGCCTGCTAGGAGCGGGTTCTTCGGCACCAACAACAACACGGAATATCCGACAGCAGCCGAGATGCTGGGCAGCAACCATAACATTGTCAA CGCCTCGAAGTCGCTGCACTCCCTGCACAAGGTCCACGTCGAGACGACCTTGGAGAGGAAGCTGAGCAGCTCCGAGAAGAGGCTATCCGCCCCCATATATCCGGACCTGGACGTGAACATGGACGAGAAGATCGCCGAGGAGGAGAACAATCTGTTGGGCGGCGATGTGGAAAGATTGAACGGCAAGGTGCCCACG ATACGCAGGCACACGATCAGCGGGCGTCGCCTTCGCGCGGACTCGGACTGCAGCCAGAAATCGTTGAAAGTCGGCAACAGGCGGAATCCGTTCAACAAGGACCCGCAGAGGCCGTTCTACAGGGATGACATCTTCTACGGGGGTTCGTTGAATAGGCTGGCCCATTACAAGTCTCAG CAATCGTCCGTCGGCTATCACATGTCAGTGACGCGTTTGCCAACGGCCACCGACGTCGCCGAGGAGGAAAGCGGAAGCTGTTACCTCTGCCCCGAGAGTGTCAGGCGTATCTTGACGACCATGCTTGATCTAAGCCTTCTGAAGAGCCCGTCGTTCCTGATCCTGGCGATTTCTGGAGGTCTCACCATGATGGGATTCTACACGCCATTCATATACGTCCAAG ACCGTGCCATGAAAGCAGGAATCGAGCAGTCCTCGGCCATGTTCCTCGTCTCTGTGATCGGTATTGGCAACACGATCGGTCGTATCGTCTGTGGCCTGGCAAGCAGCTTTCCAGGCGTCGATGCCCTGGTCGTTAACAACATATTCATCAGCGCTGGCGGACTATTGACGTTCTTCTCCGGTTTATCTCTCTCCGAGGGCTACCAATTTTTCTACGCAGCCTCGTTCGGCATCAGTATAT CTGTGTTCGCGTCCCTGAGATCGATCCTGGTGGTGGATCTGCTAGGACTGGAGAAGCTGACCAACGCTTTTGGACTTCTTCTCTTGTTCCAAGGAGTGGCGGCAACAGTGGGCGCGCCTCTCGCAG GCGTTTTCATGGATGCCACACAGAGCTACGACACGGCGTTCTACTTGTCTGGGACCCTTATCTTAGTGTCGGCGATGATCTGCTATCCTTTGAAGTGGATCAACAGGCGGGAGTTGAAGAAGAACGGGGAGAAGAGCAGCGAGGACCCGTCGAAATCTTGA
- the LOC144469395 gene encoding monocarboxylate transporter 12 isoform X1, translating to MVDNMDATSSEPWTTMASLGTKVDEQVAKAPHQNGGCKNEDLPLEDIQDNNNESIEVEMVVPPDGGWGWVIVAASFMCNLFVDGIIFSFGVFLNHISEEFVVSKARVALVGSLQSGFYLMAGPFVSALANRYGFRLVAILGSVISCAAFVLSYFSTSIEFLYISYGVLGGIGAGLIYVPAVITTGFYFERWRAMATGIAVCGSGIGAFLLSPISDMIVKNCGWRTALLAQAGMLLLCSVFGAMFRPLKPTRIKVKSTPENAGLEMKNGIMARVQSTTSLHCVQPARSGFFGTNNNTEYPTAAEMLGSNHNIVNASKSLHSLHKVHVETTLERKLSSSEKRLSAPIYPDLDVNMDEKIAEEENNLLGGDVERLNGKVPTIRRHTISGRRLRADSDCSQKSLKVGNRRNPFNKDPQRPFYRDDIFYGGSLNRLAHYKSQQSSVGYHMSVTRLPTATDVAEEESGSCYLCPESVRRILTTMLDLSLLKSPSFLILAISGGLTMMGFYTPFIYVQDRAMKAGIEQSSAMFLVSVIGIGNTIGRIVCGLASSFPGVDALVVNNIFISAGGLLTFFSGLSLSEGYQFFYAASFGISISVFASLRSILVVDLLGLEKLTNAFGLLLLFQGVAATVGAPLAGVFMDATQSYDTAFYLSGTLILVSAMICYPLKWINRRELKKNGEKSSEDPSKS from the exons TGAACCGTGGACGACGATGGCGTCGCTGGGGACTAAAGTGGATGAGCAAGTCGCCAAAGCACCGCACCAGAATGGCGGCTGCAAGAACGAGGATCTGCCGCTCGAAGACATTCAGGACAACAATAACGAG AGCATCGAAGTCGAGATGGTGGTGCCGCCGGACGGTGGATGGGGTTGGGTGATCGTGGCTGCCTCGTTCATGTGCAACCTCTTCGTGGATGGCATCATTTTCAGTTTCGGTGTGTTCCTGAACCACATCAGCGAGGAGTTCGTCGTTTCCAAGGCGAGGGTGGCTCTGGTGGGATCGCTACAGTCCGGATTCTACCTTATGGCTG GCCCATTTGTCTCGGCCCTGGCGAACAGGTACGGTTTCAGGCTGGTCGCGATCCTGGGGAGCGTTATAAGTTGCGCTGCTTTCGTCCTGTCATACTTCAGCACTTCCATCGAGTTCCTTTATATCTCTTACGGCGTCCTCG GAGGTATTGGGGCAGGCCTGATTTACGTGCCGGCAGTGATAACTAccggattttattttgaaagatgGAGAGCAATGGCCACAGGGATCGCTGTCTGCGGTTCTGGGATCGGCGCGTTTTTGCTCTCGCCTATCTCCGATATGATCGTCAAGAACTGCGGCTGGAGGACAGCTTTGCTTGCGCAAGCAG GTATGTTGCTGTTATGCTCCGTTTTCGGCGCCATGTTTCGGCCATTGAAGCCGACGCGGATTAAGGTGAAGTCGACGCCAGAGAACGCCGGATTAGAAATGAAGAACGGCATAATGGCGAGAGTGCAGTCGACCACTTCGTTGCACTGCGTGCAGCCTGCTAGGAGCGGGTTCTTCGGCACCAACAACAACACGGAATATCCGACAGCAGCCGAGATGCTGGGCAGCAACCATAACATTGTCAA CGCCTCGAAGTCGCTGCACTCCCTGCACAAGGTCCACGTCGAGACGACCTTGGAGAGGAAGCTGAGCAGCTCCGAGAAGAGGCTATCCGCCCCCATATATCCGGACCTGGACGTGAACATGGACGAGAAGATCGCCGAGGAGGAGAACAATCTGTTGGGCGGCGATGTGGAAAGATTGAACGGCAAGGTGCCCACG ATACGCAGGCACACGATCAGCGGGCGTCGCCTTCGCGCGGACTCGGACTGCAGCCAGAAATCGTTGAAAGTCGGCAACAGGCGGAATCCGTTCAACAAGGACCCGCAGAGGCCGTTCTACAGGGATGACATCTTCTACGGGGGTTCGTTGAATAGGCTGGCCCATTACAAGTCTCAG CAATCGTCCGTCGGCTATCACATGTCAGTGACGCGTTTGCCAACGGCCACCGACGTCGCCGAGGAGGAAAGCGGAAGCTGTTACCTCTGCCCCGAGAGTGTCAGGCGTATCTTGACGACCATGCTTGATCTAAGCCTTCTGAAGAGCCCGTCGTTCCTGATCCTGGCGATTTCTGGAGGTCTCACCATGATGGGATTCTACACGCCATTCATATACGTCCAAG ACCGTGCCATGAAAGCAGGAATCGAGCAGTCCTCGGCCATGTTCCTCGTCTCTGTGATCGGTATTGGCAACACGATCGGTCGTATCGTCTGTGGCCTGGCAAGCAGCTTTCCAGGCGTCGATGCCCTGGTCGTTAACAACATATTCATCAGCGCTGGCGGACTATTGACGTTCTTCTCCGGTTTATCTCTCTCCGAGGGCTACCAATTTTTCTACGCAGCCTCGTTCGGCATCAGTATAT CTGTGTTCGCGTCCCTGAGATCGATCCTGGTGGTGGATCTGCTAGGACTGGAGAAGCTGACCAACGCTTTTGGACTTCTTCTCTTGTTCCAAGGAGTGGCGGCAACAGTGGGCGCGCCTCTCGCAG GCGTTTTCATGGATGCCACACAGAGCTACGACACGGCGTTCTACTTGTCTGGGACCCTTATCTTAGTGTCGGCGATGATCTGCTATCCTTTGAAGTGGATCAACAGGCGGGAGTTGAAGAAGAACGGGGAGAAGAGCAGCGAGGACCCGTCGAAATCTTGA